Proteins encoded together in one Entomobacter blattae window:
- a CDS encoding MlaD family protein yields the protein MAQAHSKSAIAFSSLVILVAGLFCFYAKTSQVKVHGDLYPLHARFVSANGLKPHDAVLIGGVTVGMVDQITLDKNSYMADVILFINKSLKIPDDSRFDIDSATMTSDYGVFIRPGTSTKMLSENATVTNTRDAASLEQQISNYIFGNGGLPEDN from the coding sequence ATGGCACAGGCCCATAGTAAAAGTGCAATTGCGTTTAGTAGCCTAGTGATTCTAGTTGCAGGCCTGTTTTGCTTTTATGCGAAAACTTCCCAGGTTAAAGTTCATGGCGATCTTTACCCATTACATGCCCGTTTTGTTTCTGCCAATGGACTGAAACCCCACGATGCTGTTTTAATTGGAGGGGTCACTGTAGGGATGGTGGATCAAATCACCCTTGATAAAAACAGTTATATGGCCGATGTTATCCTGTTTATTAATAAATCTTTAAAAATTCCCGATGATAGCCGGTTTGATATCGACAGTGCCACCATGACATCTGATTATGGGGTTTTTATCCGACCTGGAACTTCTACCAAAATGCTTTCTGAAAATGCTACTGTTACCAATACAAGAGATGCAGCAAGCCTTGAGCAGCAAATTAGCAATTATATTTTTGGCAATGGCGGCCTTCCTGAAGATAACTAA
- a CDS encoding undecaprenyl-diphosphate phosphatase yields the protein MGFFQGVIIAILQGMTELFPVSSLGHAVVVPALFGWHVDRHDEAFLPFLVMLHLGTAVALLLFFWKDWEALTKGALGHYGQFHQRESWHILSLLVIATIPAVIIGAIFESLLRSLFGTPDIVALLLICNGLVLLIAEKIKSRYDFEKRTPLPSIAQLTHRDALFIGCFQCAAFLPGISRSGVTIVAGLLRKLDHEMAARFSFLLALPIILAASAHEGFKAVRVQIAFSQWALAGFCSILAAITALLSTAFLMKYFKNNDKWALTPFALYCIGLGFFSFLVLAIF from the coding sequence ATGGGTTTCTTTCAAGGTGTCATCATTGCTATTTTACAGGGGATGACCGAGCTTTTCCCCGTAAGCAGCTTAGGGCATGCAGTCGTCGTTCCTGCATTATTTGGATGGCATGTTGACAGACATGATGAGGCCTTCTTGCCATTTTTGGTGATGCTCCATCTGGGGACGGCAGTAGCCCTTTTACTCTTTTTCTGGAAAGATTGGGAAGCCCTTACCAAAGGGGCATTAGGGCATTATGGCCAGTTCCACCAACGAGAAAGTTGGCATATCCTTTCACTTCTGGTTATTGCTACCATTCCAGCAGTTATTATTGGAGCTATTTTTGAATCTCTTTTACGGTCACTCTTTGGTACCCCCGACATTGTCGCCTTGTTACTCATCTGTAACGGGCTGGTATTGCTGATTGCTGAGAAAATAAAAAGCCGATATGATTTTGAAAAGCGTACCCCCCTGCCCTCCATTGCCCAACTTACCCATCGAGATGCCTTATTTATTGGCTGTTTTCAGTGTGCAGCTTTTTTGCCAGGGATTTCCCGTTCAGGAGTCACAATTGTTGCGGGATTGTTACGAAAACTCGACCATGAAATGGCCGCGCGTTTTTCATTTTTACTGGCATTACCCATTATTTTAGCCGCCTCTGCACATGAGGGCTTTAAGGCAGTGCGTGTGCAAATTGCCTTTTCACAATGGGCTTTAGCGGGCTTCTGCTCAATTTTGGCTGCGATTACAGCTTTGCTGAGCACAGCCTTTTTAATGAAGTATTTTAAAAATAACGATAAATGGGCCCTGACCCCTTTCGCTCTTTACTGTATTGGCTTGGGATTCTTCAGCTTTTTAGTATTGGCGATATTTTAA
- a CDS encoding DNA recombination protein RmuC, producing the protein MASKYSVSPVTVDFVLLYLPTDGLYAEVSRMAGLFNELNRFHRILVVGR; encoded by the coding sequence ATGGCGAGCAAATATAGTGTTTCCCCTGTTACGGTTGATTTTGTCCTTCTCTATTTGCCAACGGATGGTTTGTATGCCGAAGTTTCTCGCATGGCCGGACTTTTTAATGAACTCAATCGTTTTCACAGAATTCTGGTAGTGGGCCGTTAA